Proteins co-encoded in one Candidatus Lokiarchaeota archaeon genomic window:
- a CDS encoding DUF359 domain-containing protein, protein MKLKCCENPMSGTWALNLFDRLHLGHEILLERLSQKPEPVAAVTTGELIEHELELAPIIQPTSYRIKKLNEFLERIELSDRIEVKEIHRYEELLEIPGKTTFMMYIGPCCTDVEKRGIDLRKTQLGIKDEIEYLKPVRADDGKKLSSARIRKGEIDHEGHRLRGTQEPPRKLDLETRKDLKTPKGTVYDVADCTPEKEVVARIKKEGPACVIAVGDVTSATLLEEEFVPDVSIVDGKTKRGPFDKSFSGEKDYYAYNPAGMLYPEAWSVIDTAIHDDRKSVVFIEGEEDLMGFPATVLASVGSVMLYGQPDVGIVWVPVSEENKALAKEFLESMPVISD, encoded by the coding sequence ATGAAATTGAAATGCTGTGAGAATCCAATGTCTGGAACATGGGCCCTTAATCTCTTTGATAGACTCCATTTGGGTCACGAAATCCTTCTAGAAAGACTCTCTCAGAAACCCGAGCCTGTGGCTGCGGTTACTACAGGGGAACTCATTGAACATGAACTTGAACTCGCACCGATTATTCAGCCAACATCATACCGGATAAAAAAGCTGAACGAATTTCTCGAAAGAATAGAATTGTCGGATAGAATAGAAGTCAAAGAAATTCACAGATATGAGGAGCTCCTTGAGATTCCAGGAAAAACGACTTTCATGATGTACATAGGACCCTGTTGCACCGACGTGGAAAAACGCGGAATCGATCTGAGGAAGACCCAACTAGGCATCAAGGATGAGATTGAGTACCTCAAACCAGTCAGAGCAGACGACGGCAAGAAGCTCTCGTCGGCCAGAATACGGAAAGGTGAAATCGATCACGAAGGTCATCGCCTGCGTGGAACTCAAGAACCACCTAGGAAGCTAGATCTTGAAACACGCAAAGACCTCAAAACGCCAAAAGGAACAGTGTATGATGTTGCGGATTGTACGCCAGAAAAAGAAGTAGTAGCTCGAATCAAAAAAGAGGGGCCCGCATGTGTGATTGCAGTTGGAGACGTAACCAGTGCAACTCTTTTAGAAGAGGAGTTCGTGCCAGACGTATCTATTGTTGATGGCAAGACCAAACGTGGACCCTTCGATAAATCATTTTCAGGGGAAAAGGACTACTATGCGTACAATCCTGCAGGAATGCTATATCCAGAAGCTTGGTCTGTAATAGATACAGCCATCCATGATGATAGGAAATCAGTCGTCTTTATAGAAGGCGAAGAGGATCTTATGGGCTTTCCTGCAACGGTACTAGCATCCGTAGGATCCGTAATGCTTTACGGACAGCCAGATGTTGGAATTGTGTGGGTACCGGTCAGTGAAGAGAACAAAGCACTTGCGAAGGAATTCTTAGAATCTATGCCGGTTATCAGTGACTAA
- a CDS encoding NAD(P)H-hydrate dehydratase yields MQKEALTTEEMRILELNCEYLGIDLGTLMQNAGREVAREIAKRIEVQGRKILILSGRGGNGGDGMVAALHLHETGALVEICLLGSEDRITSKDTEANWNIVKNLDGIHVQELKTESAVASCSTMDEADIIVDGMLGFGLGGNVREPIKSAVKRVNASDAAIFSIDIPTGIDSDTGKVWGTAVKAGTTITMHAPKAGLLKAKEYTGEIVIVPIGMPPEAARICGPGDLSVVAGRRPPHSHKGDYGRILVIGGSDVFSGAPALCGLGALRTGADLVEILAPNPVVPAIRSYSPSMIVHDLGTDVLSIESTDKATKLAEKCDVIAIGPGLGLQKATASAVRKILESITDMGKKIVVDADGLKSIAGEFTSFNAQDSVLTPHWGELSVLLEKELNNPKDLDSRISYALEAASLYNSVVLLKGHIDVVAEPGGQYKLNKTGTPAMTVGGTGDVLTGITAAFLARHENSFTSACASAFVSGVAGEKAFNNLGYHILPTDCIEQIPAAVQSFSH; encoded by the coding sequence ATGCAGAAAGAAGCCTTGACAACCGAGGAGATGCGCATCCTTGAACTCAATTGTGAATATCTGGGAATAGATCTTGGAACACTCATGCAGAATGCTGGAAGAGAGGTTGCACGTGAAATAGCTAAACGGATTGAGGTTCAAGGCCGCAAGATTCTGATTTTATCTGGAAGGGGTGGAAATGGGGGAGATGGTATGGTTGCTGCTCTTCATCTGCACGAAACTGGAGCACTTGTTGAAATATGTCTTCTCGGTTCTGAAGACCGAATTACAAGCAAGGATACCGAGGCTAATTGGAATATTGTAAAGAATTTGGATGGTATACACGTACAGGAACTGAAGACCGAATCCGCTGTTGCAAGCTGTTCCACAATGGACGAAGCGGATATCATCGTTGACGGGATGCTGGGGTTTGGTTTGGGCGGCAATGTTAGAGAACCTATCAAATCGGCAGTGAAGCGTGTCAATGCCTCTGACGCGGCAATTTTCTCAATTGACATTCCTACTGGTATTGATTCAGATACTGGAAAAGTGTGGGGTACAGCAGTAAAAGCTGGTACCACAATTACTATGCATGCACCGAAAGCTGGCCTGTTGAAGGCCAAGGAATATACTGGTGAGATTGTAATTGTCCCAATTGGTATGCCTCCTGAGGCAGCTCGGATATGTGGTCCCGGAGACCTTTCAGTGGTGGCTGGGAGAAGACCACCGCACTCTCACAAGGGCGACTATGGTCGGATTTTGGTTATTGGCGGCAGCGATGTGTTTTCTGGAGCGCCCGCACTATGTGGTTTGGGTGCACTGCGAACCGGGGCTGACTTGGTTGAGATTCTTGCTCCCAATCCTGTGGTACCTGCAATCAGATCCTACAGCCCAAGCATGATTGTACATGATTTGGGAACAGACGTCCTGTCAATTGAATCTACAGACAAAGCCACGAAACTTGCAGAGAAATGTGACGTAATAGCAATTGGCCCTGGTCTAGGGCTTCAGAAAGCTACGGCTTCAGCCGTTCGCAAGATACTTGAATCTATTACTGATATGGGGAAGAAGATTGTTGTTGATGCTGATGGCCTGAAAAGCATAGCTGGAGAGTTCACTTCTTTCAACGCACAAGATTCGGTGCTTACTCCGCACTGGGGTGAGCTGAGTGTTCTCCTTGAGAAAGAGCTCAACAATCCGAAAGATTTGGATAGCCGAATCAGCTATGCACTAGAAGCTGCCAGTCTGTACAACTCTGTAGTTCTCTTGAAAGGTCACATCGACGTAGTTGCGGAGCCAGGTGGACAATACAAGCTGAATAAGACTGGAACACCTGCTATGACGGTTGGCGGAACAGGAGATGTGCTCACAGGAATCACAGCTGCTTTTCTTGCAAGGCATGAGAATTCCTTTACATCTGCCTGCGCTTCTGCTTTTGTCTCTGGAGTAGCAGGCGAGAAGGCTTTCAATAACCTCGGATATCATATCCTTCCAACCGATTGCATAGAGCAAATACCAGCGGCTGTTCAGTCTTTTAGTCACTGA
- a CDS encoding transcriptional regulator, translating to MAEHGVAKVWRKQQEIYRIQGNHCKTCDRHFFPPRPVCPECRRKGDLETYKFKGLGKIHTFSVVRQAPEDFKRQVPYIVAQVELDEGPRLTAQIVNCDIESVYVGMRVRACFRKITEYGPGGIIVYGYKFEPTMRVTGHE from the coding sequence ATGGCAGAACACGGAGTAGCAAAAGTCTGGCGTAAGCAACAGGAAATCTACAGGATACAAGGAAATCACTGCAAAACATGTGACCGACATTTCTTCCCTCCGAGACCTGTCTGTCCGGAATGCAGAAGGAAAGGTGATTTAGAGACCTACAAGTTCAAGGGTCTTGGAAAAATCCACACGTTTTCTGTGGTCCGACAGGCCCCGGAGGACTTCAAAAGGCAAGTGCCTTACATTGTAGCTCAAGTTGAACTAGATGAAGGGCCGAGATTGACAGCACAGATTGTTAATTGTGACATTGAATCTGTATATGTCGGCATGCGAGTCAGAGCTTGTTTCCGAAAAATAACTGAATACGGACCAGGTGGAATCATCGTTTATGGCTACAAATTCGAGCCAACGATGAGAGTAACAGGCCACGAGTAA
- the gltA gene encoding NADPH-dependent glutamate synthase, which produces MGKSKKKSKQPTEKVPMPEQDPSRRRRNFDEVALGYTKEQALEEAKKCLQCKNPRCVSNCPVEVPIDEFIALIREEKFMEAAQKVKSTNSLPAICGRVCPQESQCESGCVYGIKNEPIAIGRLERFVADYAREQGEEVPEIKETRDGKVAVVGSGPASLTCAGDLAKLGYDVQILEALHKPGGVLMYGIPEFRLPKDVVKYEIEQLEKMGVDIRCNYVVGKIRTVKELMEEDGYDAVFLGTGAGSPNFLKIPGINLVDVFSANEFLTRVNMMKGYKFPEYDTPVRVGNRVAVVGGGNVAMDAARTSLRLGAADVYIVYRRSREQMPARAEEVVHAEEEGVQFRLLTNPVEIIGDNRSRVIGMKCIKMKLGEPDESGRKRPIPIEKSEFIFDVDTVIIAIGNRPNPIVANTTPGLEVTKWGTIVIDEETRMTSVPGVFAGGDIVTGAATVISAMGEGQAAACGIHNYIQNGKQEPSEEEEPDE; this is translated from the coding sequence ATGGGCAAGAGTAAGAAAAAGTCAAAGCAACCTACAGAGAAAGTACCGATGCCTGAACAAGATCCAAGCAGGAGACGTCGAAATTTCGATGAAGTTGCGCTTGGTTATACGAAAGAACAGGCTCTTGAAGAAGCCAAAAAATGTCTACAATGCAAAAACCCTCGATGCGTCAGTAACTGTCCTGTAGAAGTTCCTATAGACGAGTTCATAGCATTGATTCGGGAAGAAAAATTCATGGAGGCGGCTCAGAAGGTCAAATCAACAAACAGTCTCCCAGCCATTTGTGGAAGGGTATGTCCGCAAGAAAGTCAATGCGAATCTGGGTGCGTTTATGGCATTAAGAACGAACCCATTGCTATTGGTAGACTGGAGCGGTTTGTAGCTGATTATGCTCGCGAACAGGGGGAGGAAGTACCGGAGATAAAGGAAACGCGAGATGGCAAGGTAGCTGTCGTGGGTTCGGGACCTGCCAGTCTAACTTGTGCTGGAGATCTAGCCAAGCTGGGGTATGACGTTCAAATCCTTGAGGCATTGCATAAGCCTGGGGGCGTGCTAATGTATGGCATACCTGAGTTTAGGCTGCCCAAGGATGTTGTGAAATACGAGATTGAGCAACTGGAAAAGATGGGTGTTGACATACGCTGCAACTACGTTGTGGGTAAGATTAGAACTGTCAAGGAGCTCATGGAAGAAGATGGTTACGATGCTGTATTCCTTGGTACTGGGGCTGGCTCTCCTAATTTTCTAAAAATCCCTGGAATCAACCTGGTTGATGTGTTTTCAGCAAATGAATTCTTGACACGAGTCAACATGATGAAGGGCTACAAATTCCCTGAGTATGACACGCCAGTCCGAGTTGGAAATCGTGTTGCCGTTGTTGGGGGTGGAAACGTTGCTATGGATGCAGCACGAACCTCCTTGAGGTTGGGAGCAGCAGATGTCTATATCGTTTATCGACGATCACGAGAGCAGATGCCCGCTCGAGCTGAGGAAGTAGTACATGCGGAAGAAGAAGGCGTTCAGTTTAGGCTCTTGACAAATCCTGTTGAAATCATTGGTGATAACAGGAGCAGAGTTATCGGCATGAAATGTATCAAGATGAAGCTCGGCGAACCAGATGAATCTGGAAGAAAACGGCCAATCCCGATTGAGAAGTCTGAATTCATTTTCGATGTTGATACTGTCATTATTGCAATAGGCAATCGACCGAATCCGATTGTTGCCAATACCACTCCGGGCCTTGAAGTGACCAAGTGGGGTACTATTGTCATTGACGAAGAAACAAGGATGACTTCGGTTCCTGGTGTTTTTGCTGGTGGAGATATCGTTACAGGAGCTGCAACTGTAATCAGTGCTATGGGTGAGGGGCAAGCTGCAGCATGCGGCATCCACAATTACATCCAAAACGGGAAACAGGAACCCTCTGAAGAAGAGGAACCTGACGAATAA
- a CDS encoding thiolase domain-containing protein: protein MSKKVAIAGVGMSKFGELWNKNLRDITLEAGMAAIIDAGVAGADIEAVTIGNMSAGRFTGQEHLGALAVDMGGLGDIPAYSVEAACASGGAAIRHAYMAIKSGEHDVILVLGCEKMSDVNQTEAMKTISVASDWEWEGMLGATFPALYAFMARKHMLDYGTTDEQLSLVAVKNHKNAVDNPYAQFRRELPLEVVMNSGYLADPIRLLHSSPITDGAAGVIMCTEEKAKEFTDTPIYVESSAQASDTLALHEREDITTMGAVVESTGTALDRAKCSIEDIDVFELHDSFTISEIMLTEDVGIVEKGKGGEAVEKGLTQIDGEYPVNPSGGLKARGHPVGATGVAQLVELYHQVKGDAGKRQVPDTERGLAVNIGGTGATSIVHIVGR, encoded by the coding sequence ATGAGCAAAAAAGTAGCGATTGCAGGCGTAGGAATGTCGAAGTTTGGTGAGCTGTGGAACAAGAATCTGCGTGACATTACTTTGGAAGCCGGTATGGCAGCGATTATCGACGCCGGCGTAGCGGGAGCAGATATAGAAGCAGTCACCATTGGAAATATGAGTGCAGGAAGATTTACTGGTCAAGAGCATCTTGGAGCGCTGGCAGTGGATATGGGAGGGCTCGGAGATATTCCTGCGTACAGTGTTGAAGCCGCATGTGCAAGTGGCGGAGCAGCGATTCGTCACGCGTACATGGCAATAAAATCTGGTGAGCATGACGTTATTCTCGTGCTTGGATGCGAGAAAATGAGTGATGTCAATCAGACAGAAGCCATGAAGACCATTAGTGTTGCATCAGACTGGGAATGGGAAGGAATGCTAGGAGCAACATTCCCTGCTCTTTATGCTTTTATGGCAAGAAAACACATGTTGGATTACGGAACCACAGATGAACAACTCAGCCTGGTTGCCGTAAAGAACCACAAGAATGCGGTTGATAATCCATATGCCCAGTTTAGAAGAGAGCTCCCATTAGAAGTAGTAATGAATTCAGGATATCTTGCCGACCCAATACGATTGCTCCACTCATCCCCAATCACAGACGGGGCAGCCGGTGTAATAATGTGCACAGAAGAAAAGGCGAAAGAATTCACTGACACTCCAATCTACGTCGAATCTTCAGCTCAGGCTAGCGACACTCTCGCCCTCCATGAACGAGAAGACATAACCACGATGGGCGCCGTTGTTGAATCAACGGGGACCGCCCTTGATCGGGCCAAATGTTCGATAGAAGATATTGATGTGTTTGAACTACACGACAGCTTCACAATTAGTGAAATCATGCTCACCGAAGACGTGGGCATCGTGGAGAAAGGTAAAGGCGGTGAAGCAGTAGAGAAAGGTTTGACTCAAATTGATGGTGAATACCCCGTAAATCCCTCTGGTGGCCTCAAAGCACGTGGCCATCCAGTTGGAGCAACAGGGGTCGCGCAGCTTGTGGAGCTATATCACCAAGTGAAAGGTGACGCTGGAAAACGACAGGTGCCTGATACTGAACGCGGCCTAGCCGTGAACATCGGCGGAACAGGTGCGACCTCGATAGTACATATCGTGGGGAGATGA
- a CDS encoding sulfide/dihydroorotate dehydrogenase-like FAD/NAD-binding protein, whose translation MPYEIQFKEILNPVTKMNVIRAPDIAKVCKPGQFVIIRVNETGERIPLTIADFDREKGDITIVYQEVGKSTKLLGTLEVGDEVLDVVGPLGKATPADKHYGTVVVVGGGCGSAIAYPVARAFEQAGNYMITINGARSMDLLLYRKEMYDLSDEFYETTDDGSCGRHGFVTTVLSDLIEKGRQIDLVFAVGPVPMMKFVSKTTEAQEIPTIVSLNSIMVDGTGMCGACRVSVGGEMKFACVDGPEFDGHKVDFDELMGRLNAYWEEEAIADSRFEHQYG comes from the coding sequence ATGCCATACGAGATCCAATTCAAAGAGATACTGAATCCAGTCACAAAAATGAATGTTATCAGAGCTCCCGATATCGCCAAGGTTTGCAAGCCTGGGCAGTTTGTCATCATTCGGGTGAATGAAACAGGTGAACGGATTCCGCTTACCATTGCCGATTTCGACCGCGAGAAAGGTGATATTACCATTGTGTATCAAGAAGTCGGTAAATCAACGAAGCTACTTGGAACACTCGAAGTGGGTGATGAGGTTCTCGACGTAGTAGGGCCGCTTGGGAAAGCAACCCCAGCTGATAAACACTACGGAACTGTTGTTGTGGTAGGTGGAGGTTGTGGAAGTGCTATTGCGTATCCTGTTGCCCGAGCCTTTGAACAGGCTGGCAACTACATGATTACTATCAATGGCGCACGAAGTATGGATCTTCTGCTTTATCGTAAGGAAATGTACGACCTCAGCGATGAATTTTATGAAACGACAGACGATGGAAGCTGTGGACGCCACGGCTTTGTCACTACTGTCCTGAGCGATCTTATCGAAAAGGGTAGGCAGATTGATCTTGTGTTCGCTGTCGGTCCAGTTCCTATGATGAAATTCGTAAGCAAAACCACTGAAGCACAGGAGATACCAACTATTGTCAGCCTTAACAGCATCATGGTAGATGGCACCGGTATGTGTGGAGCCTGTCGTGTTTCAGTAGGTGGCGAGATGAAGTTTGCATGCGTGGATGGTCCAGAATTCGATGGCCACAAAGTTGATTTTGACGAGCTTATGGGCCGCCTAAACGCATACTGGGAAGAAGAGGCTATAGCCGACTCACGCTTTGAACATCAATATGGATAA
- a CDS encoding AAA family ATPase produces MSTEDIGEVIDFLPNEEVDSERIRQYSVVQESQDFITSLKEYQRIGKDLNRRVKVFSGSALLIGREGTDFLGFAENVALNIEANIVSLRLSQALSKEANIPLVLRTLFEFAARNKPSLIFLEQLEIFAEDTTNKAALLNAQLSRIDWAQDRVVFIGSTTMPRRLDKKIRASVDRTYTFERTTTEDRIRFLEATLAEREDLDPKSVAEATEGWSYSDLRHLVGYFLLRKPGEENQEAPVTLEGKIEAARILPVGQPQMVEAVFKEIEGGYRPQLEDVEEVYPNSLLDQLYLMAVGDNYVRTQEVIENLNKGMPLSADEQQFLNKYPFLLQGEAEDRLTRLLRAKKTRDRLSRVLGR; encoded by the coding sequence ATGAGCACAGAAGATATTGGCGAAGTCATTGATTTCCTACCAAACGAAGAAGTGGATTCCGAAAGGATTCGCCAGTATAGCGTAGTTCAAGAATCTCAGGACTTCATTACCAGTTTGAAAGAATACCAAAGAATCGGAAAAGACCTGAATCGCAGAGTGAAGGTGTTTTCCGGCTCCGCACTATTGATTGGAAGAGAAGGAACGGATTTCCTAGGTTTCGCTGAGAATGTGGCTCTAAATATCGAGGCCAATATTGTGAGCCTCAGGCTTTCTCAGGCTCTGTCAAAGGAAGCTAACATTCCCTTAGTACTGAGAACGCTGTTCGAATTTGCAGCTCGAAACAAACCCAGTCTGATTTTTCTGGAGCAACTGGAAATTTTTGCTGAAGATACCACAAATAAGGCCGCGCTCCTGAACGCTCAGCTATCGCGAATTGACTGGGCACAAGACAGAGTTGTATTCATTGGTAGCACAACAATGCCACGGCGTCTTGACAAGAAAATCAGAGCTTCTGTTGACAGAACATACACATTTGAGAGAACAACAACCGAAGATAGAATCAGATTCCTAGAAGCAACGCTTGCCGAACGTGAAGATCTGGATCCTAAGTCGGTGGCTGAGGCTACGGAAGGCTGGAGCTATTCGGATTTGCGGCATCTGGTGGGATACTTCCTTCTGAGAAAACCAGGCGAAGAAAATCAAGAAGCCCCTGTGACGCTTGAGGGAAAAATCGAAGCAGCAAGAATTTTGCCAGTGGGACAACCGCAGATGGTAGAAGCTGTCTTCAAAGAGATTGAGGGGGGGTATAGGCCCCAGCTAGAGGATGTAGAAGAAGTTTACCCCAACTCCTTGCTGGATCAGCTCTACTTGATGGCCGTGGGAGATAATTACGTACGGACTCAAGAAGTGATTGAAAACCTGAACAAAGGCATGCCACTTTCAGCTGATGAACAACAATTTCTGAACAAGTATCCGTTCCTGCTTCAAGGAGAAGCAGAGGACAGACTAACCAGACTTCTGAGGGCTAAGAAAACACGCGATCGATTAAGCAGAGTGTTAGGAAGATAG
- a CDS encoding AAA domain-containing protein, translating into MENHVMESTSADLQDKAWQVITTLESRGLFVHSTDLDLRYRPAGDSSVRPKSRRLPLVVGACVLNALVPRSAMLLVGGHGGGKTTLIKLLGRMMTGKSLDEIDDGVLRGHPQLTEEKMVATLRPGPLMKDGIEEVVWRKFVTGFWKILDEINRLTPHAQNILLSMLAEGELKYYDEIKKCEEFCLYATMNPADSGTFELSPPFLDRFGIAVPITMPTVDDLELILSTRDEKLFGYDELWQVPAVLTEENLLTIWNLVDKVPVTEDASEFMRSLVREFGACIRVDKSQSEELTVQSGLCDGCHFNTSKSICNNVIIPLSVRAAKDLNRYSKAAAWLVGAGEVSVELVKSIAPLVFWHRTEYVRDKVQGSPYYGDRFAFTKHLVELAANRFAQRQPAIELLHDFKEGRASDSAVRQIKDMARSDLLVKIDYVELASELNKSRYKKMVRRIDSAISSEDVEELSKVHDKLQSDTDFPNRSKLVGRVSDALHRLTLSQYTLTFEQWKNLWTTVSMKFPKLTPLLKETLKAPKRKVARTDNMTMIVYTTGSSPDSSVFFEISGGQSAVELKAEVEDILADNR; encoded by the coding sequence ATGGAGAACCATGTAATGGAGAGCACTTCAGCTGACCTGCAAGATAAAGCGTGGCAGGTTATCACAACACTCGAGAGCCGAGGTCTTTTTGTCCACTCTACCGATCTTGATTTGCGGTATCGGCCAGCTGGTGACTCTTCAGTTCGCCCAAAAAGCAGGAGACTGCCACTAGTTGTAGGTGCATGTGTCCTGAATGCGTTGGTTCCTCGATCTGCGATGTTATTGGTAGGCGGGCATGGCGGTGGAAAAACCACACTCATCAAACTTCTTGGCCGTATGATGACGGGGAAAAGCCTAGACGAAATCGATGATGGGGTTTTGAGGGGCCATCCACAACTGACGGAAGAGAAGATGGTTGCTACGCTTCGACCCGGTCCTCTAATGAAAGATGGCATCGAAGAAGTAGTATGGCGGAAGTTCGTAACTGGCTTTTGGAAAATTCTTGATGAAATCAATCGATTGACTCCACATGCACAAAATATCTTGCTTTCAATGCTGGCGGAAGGCGAGCTCAAATATTATGATGAAATTAAGAAGTGCGAAGAATTCTGTTTGTATGCAACTATGAATCCTGCTGATTCAGGCACGTTCGAACTTTCTCCTCCTTTTCTTGACCGATTCGGGATTGCAGTACCGATTACAATGCCCACAGTAGATGATTTGGAATTGATACTCTCCACTAGGGATGAGAAGCTCTTCGGATATGATGAGCTTTGGCAGGTTCCCGCAGTTTTGACTGAAGAGAATCTTTTGACCATTTGGAACCTAGTTGACAAAGTCCCCGTTACCGAAGACGCCTCCGAGTTCATGAGGTCTCTCGTGCGTGAATTCGGTGCTTGCATTAGAGTTGATAAGAGTCAATCTGAAGAACTAACGGTTCAGTCTGGTTTGTGTGATGGATGCCACTTCAACACTTCGAAGAGTATATGCAATAACGTAATCATTCCTTTGAGTGTTCGAGCGGCGAAAGACTTGAACAGATATTCGAAAGCGGCTGCTTGGTTGGTTGGAGCAGGTGAGGTTAGTGTTGAACTGGTCAAATCAATAGCTCCACTGGTGTTTTGGCATCGCACAGAATATGTGCGAGACAAAGTTCAAGGGTCCCCGTACTACGGAGACCGTTTTGCTTTTACGAAACATCTTGTAGAACTTGCTGCAAATAGATTCGCTCAACGCCAACCGGCCATAGAATTACTTCACGATTTCAAGGAGGGAAGAGCAAGCGATTCTGCGGTTCGCCAAATTAAGGATATGGCACGAAGCGATCTTCTGGTGAAGATTGATTATGTGGAACTTGCTTCTGAATTGAACAAGTCCCGATACAAGAAGATGGTCCGCCGCATTGATTCAGCGATTTCCTCTGAAGATGTGGAAGAGCTTAGCAAAGTGCATGACAAGCTTCAGTCAGATACTGACTTTCCGAATCGAAGTAAATTGGTTGGGAGAGTAAGTGACGCCCTCCACCGACTGACGCTTTCGCAATACACTCTCACGTTCGAACAATGGAAAAACCTCTGGACAACTGTTAGTATGAAATTCCCCAAACTGACTCCCTTGCTGAAAGAGACACTGAAGGCCCCTAAGCGCAAAGTTGCACGAACAGACAACATGACTATGATCGTTTACACAACTGGTTCTTCTCCGGATTCATCGGTTTTCTTTGAGATTTCTGGTGGGCAGTCCGCCGTTGAACTCAAGGCGGAAGTAGAGGATATTCTTGCTGATAATAGGTGA